A stretch of the Haloplanus aerogenes genome encodes the following:
- a CDS encoding CopG family transcriptional regulator yields the protein MAGEQSEAFPPELRDWVERKATERDTDPETILARAAAVYRTLDAEADDPSETRLDELDAEVDDVVDRVAAVEDDLDEKIDDVRERVIQIKRETDAKAPRDHGHPDLEERVDATAQAAADADAKVDDLADRLDRGFENYEEILEYLTDAADDLDEKTDTLASAVVDLRAELQRVAAAEHDRQAVDELRTAANRHGERTAACGDCDATVDLGLLARARCPHCEATFVDFDPASGFFGSATLQTGDHPALTDGTDDFSVPNDPADLFDVEVGGSSDD from the coding sequence ATGGCAGGGGAACAGTCCGAGGCTTTCCCGCCGGAGTTGCGGGACTGGGTCGAGCGGAAGGCGACCGAGCGCGACACCGACCCGGAGACGATTCTCGCGCGCGCCGCGGCGGTCTATCGCACGCTCGACGCCGAGGCGGACGACCCCTCCGAGACCCGTCTCGACGAGTTGGACGCGGAAGTCGACGACGTCGTCGACCGCGTCGCGGCGGTCGAAGACGACCTCGACGAGAAGATCGACGACGTGCGCGAGCGGGTCATCCAGATCAAACGCGAGACGGACGCCAAAGCCCCGCGCGATCACGGGCATCCGGACCTCGAAGAGCGAGTCGACGCGACTGCCCAGGCGGCCGCGGACGCCGACGCCAAAGTCGACGACCTCGCCGACCGCCTCGACCGCGGGTTCGAGAACTACGAGGAGATTCTGGAGTATCTGACCGACGCGGCCGACGATCTGGACGAGAAGACCGACACGCTGGCCAGTGCAGTCGTCGACCTCCGCGCCGAACTCCAGCGTGTCGCCGCCGCGGAACACGACCGACAGGCAGTCGACGAATTACGGACTGCCGCGAACCGGCACGGCGAGCGGACGGCGGCGTGTGGCGACTGCGACGCGACGGTCGACCTCGGCCTCCTCGCCCGTGCCCGCTGTCCCCACTGCGAGGCCACGTTCGTCGACTTCGATCCCGCTTCGGGCTTCTTCGGTAGCGCCACGCTCCAGACGGGCGACCACCCGGCCCTGACCGACGGCACGGACGACTTCAGCGTGCCCAACGACCCGGCCGACCTGTTCGACGTCGAAGTCGGGGGCTCGAGCGATGACTGA
- a CDS encoding RAD55 family ATPase, with protein sequence MARIPFGIARLDSIIGGGAPPGSVVLLSGEAGAGAREFIHTSAAMNGLYYGDTEAFELHYGELDAAAEPPDEIHYVSFTAAPDQLEREMAYTMEDDLVRAAVDHVHFRDLSPEYFQLSPIPREWYVGQTRTVSDLASEERRESALGALGDYLSEHAAGNLVVVDSITDLVAAVSGDMTWSDIALLMKGVQKAAYDWGGLILMLVQEETLAPTELGHLVDAASGTLQFGWESGGSKRARTMFVKEFRGVLSRIEAENIIRFETEIHEGGFDVSGVRKIR encoded by the coding sequence ATGGCCCGGATTCCGTTCGGTATCGCCCGCCTCGACTCGATCATCGGCGGCGGTGCGCCACCGGGGAGCGTCGTCCTGCTGAGCGGCGAGGCGGGGGCGGGCGCCCGCGAGTTCATCCACACCAGCGCCGCGATGAACGGCCTCTACTACGGCGACACGGAGGCGTTCGAACTCCACTACGGCGAGCTAGACGCCGCCGCCGAGCCCCCCGACGAGATTCACTACGTCTCTTTCACCGCGGCCCCGGACCAGCTCGAACGCGAGATGGCGTACACGATGGAGGACGATCTCGTCCGCGCGGCGGTCGATCACGTCCACTTTCGGGACCTCTCGCCCGAATACTTCCAGCTGAGCCCGATTCCGCGGGAGTGGTACGTGGGCCAGACCCGGACGGTGAGCGATCTGGCGAGCGAGGAGCGCCGCGAGAGCGCGCTCGGCGCGCTCGGTGACTATCTCAGCGAGCACGCGGCGGGCAACCTCGTCGTCGTGGACTCCATCACCGACCTCGTCGCCGCCGTCAGCGGCGACATGACCTGGAGCGACATCGCCCTCCTCATGAAGGGCGTCCAGAAGGCGGCGTACGACTGGGGAGGACTCATTCTGATGCTGGTACAGGAGGAGACGCTGGCGCCGACAGAACTCGGCCACCTGGTCGACGCCGCTTCGGGCACCCTCCAGTTCGGGTGGGAGAGCGGCGGCTCCAAACGCGCGCGGACGATGTTCGTCAAGGAGTTCCGGGGCGTCCTCTCCCGTATCGAGGCGGAGAACATCATCCGATTCGAGACGGAGATTCACGAGGGCGGGTTCGACGTGAGCGGCGTCCGAAAAATTAGATGA
- a CDS encoding beta-ribofuranosylaminobenzene 5'-phosphate synthase family protein, which yields MPRVSVTAYARLHFGFCNLSLERERLYGSLGVGLDRPHVRVTATPHDGVRCDHPAVREYAERVVALLDVPGADLSVEGEFPRHVGLGSGTQFALATLVAVARATDADVDVRDLAPDLGRGGRSGVGVATFEDGGFVLDAGHPTARFTTSRPEIGQWSVPPVAARHPIPGDWRFLLVVPDAPAGPSGDAEDRSMRSVVESAPPSPSDRLAGVIARRVLPAITEASVERFGAAVAEIGRLNGTWYADEQGGVYRPPAGELVAALDDTPAVYGAGQSSWGPAVYGVTDADRAAAAREAGRGALDAAGVDGRVLVAEGRNRGACAERRNE from the coding sequence ATGCCCCGCGTCAGCGTCACGGCCTACGCGCGACTCCACTTCGGCTTCTGTAACCTGAGTCTCGAACGCGAGCGACTCTACGGGAGCCTCGGCGTCGGCCTCGACCGGCCGCACGTCCGCGTGACGGCGACGCCACACGACGGCGTCCGCTGCGATCACCCCGCGGTCCGCGAGTACGCCGAGCGCGTCGTCGCGTTGCTCGACGTGCCCGGCGCCGACCTCTCGGTCGAGGGCGAGTTCCCGCGGCACGTGGGGCTGGGGAGCGGGACACAGTTCGCCCTCGCGACGCTCGTCGCCGTCGCGCGTGCCACCGACGCCGACGTCGACGTGCGCGACCTCGCGCCGGATCTCGGCCGCGGCGGACGGTCCGGCGTCGGCGTCGCCACCTTCGAAGACGGCGGGTTCGTCCTCGACGCCGGCCATCCGACGGCGCGGTTCACCACCTCGCGCCCCGAGATTGGCCAGTGGTCGGTGCCGCCGGTCGCCGCCCGGCATCCGATCCCCGGGGACTGGCGGTTCCTGCTCGTCGTGCCCGACGCGCCGGCGGGCCCGAGCGGCGACGCCGAGGACCGGAGCATGCGCTCGGTCGTCGAGTCCGCGCCGCCGTCCCCGAGCGACCGTCTCGCCGGCGTGATCGCCCGGCGCGTCCTCCCGGCGATCACGGAGGCGTCGGTCGAGCGGTTCGGCGCCGCAGTCGCCGAAATCGGCCGGCTCAACGGGACGTGGTACGCCGACGAACAGGGTGGCGTCTACCGACCGCCGGCGGGCGAACTCGTCGCCGCACTCGACGACACGCCTGCGGTGTACGGCGCCGGGCAATCCTCGTGGGGACCGGCGGTGTACGGGGTGACCGACGCCGACCGGGCGGCGGCGGCGCGCGAGGCGGGGCGGGGCGCCCTCGACGCGGCCGGCGTCGACGGCCGTGTGCTGGTGGCCGAGGGGCGGAATCGTGGCGCGTGTGCCGAGCGCCGCAACGAATAA
- a CDS encoding cupin domain-containing protein has protein sequence MTLDRLETLDPESEEVLTAELVVSDDVLVKAFALGPDAELHPHEHGDSTNVFHVLQGTVTVVQGDEEEAIEAPGVVHHARGVSHGARNDTDEVVVFTASLCPMPGSG, from the coding sequence ATGACACTCGACCGACTGGAGACGCTCGATCCGGAGTCCGAAGAGGTGCTGACGGCCGAACTGGTCGTCAGCGACGACGTGTTGGTGAAGGCGTTCGCGCTGGGACCGGACGCCGAGTTGCATCCCCACGAACACGGTGACAGTACGAACGTCTTCCACGTTCTGCAGGGGACGGTGACGGTCGTGCAGGGTGACGAGGAGGAGGCTATCGAGGCGCCGGGCGTCGTCCACCACGCCCGCGGCGTGAGTCACGGCGCGCGCAACGACACGGACGAGGTGGTCGTCTTCACCGCCAGCCTCTGTCCGATGCCGGGATCGGGCTGA
- a CDS encoding DUF7126 family protein: MTRAILAGPDRDGLGAALEVQGIDVVRVEGLLTASVLDDAGVDDADLFVLTDLDEATAISVAKDRNPDIRVVVYSHDSLPGFARGQTDIAMDPDLFGVDLVAEELA; this comes from the coding sequence GTGACCCGAGCCATCCTCGCCGGGCCGGATCGGGACGGCCTCGGCGCCGCACTGGAAGTGCAGGGCATCGACGTGGTTCGCGTCGAGGGCCTCCTCACCGCGTCGGTTCTCGACGACGCCGGCGTCGACGACGCCGACCTGTTCGTCCTCACGGATCTCGACGAGGCGACGGCCATCTCGGTCGCCAAGGACCGCAACCCCGACATCCGGGTCGTCGTCTACAGTCACGACTCGCTGCCCGGATTCGCGCGCGGGCAGACCGACATCGCGATGGACCCCGATCTGTTCGGGGTGGATCTGGTGGCGGAAGAACTGGCCTAA